The following are encoded together in the Misgurnus anguillicaudatus chromosome 14, ASM2758022v2, whole genome shotgun sequence genome:
- the snrpe gene encoding small nuclear ribonucleoprotein E, producing the protein MAYRGQGQKVQKVMVQPINLIFRYLQNRSRIQVWLYEQVNMRIEGCIIGFDEYMNLVLDDAEEVHMKTKNRKPLGRIMLKGDNITLLQSVSN; encoded by the exons ATGGCGTACAGGGGTCAAGGACAGAAGGTTCAGAAGGTCATGGTGCAGCCCATT AACCTTATTTTCAGGTATCTACAGAAT CGTTCTCGGATCCAGGTGTGGCTTTATGAACAGGTCAACATGAGGATAGAGGGATGCATTATT GGATTTGACGAGTACATGAATTTGGTTTTGGATGATGCTGAGGAGGTCCACATGAAGACTAAGAACAGAAAGCCGCTGG GACGAATTATGTTGAAAGGAGACAACATCACATTGTTGCAAAGTGTGTCCAATTGA
- the yod1 gene encoding ubiquitin thioesterase OTU1 has translation MLRLRCKAKNGTHLMQGLTHQSCVQELKDKIEELTGIPCDVQKIMVGYPPSSLDLRNSEAHLKDYPIKSGDTLIVEEEKNKPKPQTQSTVTKMPSLVLSPVLQRRVVPADNSCLFTSVHFVMEGGVYDPACAPEMRGLIAQIVASDPTAYSEAVLGKTNEDYCAWIRRDDTWGGAIEVSILSKFYQCEICVVDTQTVRVDRFGEDAGYSKRVLLIYDGIHYDPLQKVALDSDVPPQTVFSATDDIILAEALELADEARRKRQFTDVNRFSLRCMVCQTGLVGQKEAREHAKETGHTNFGEV, from the exons ATGCTTCGTCTACGTTGCAAGGCCAAAAATGGTACCCATCTAATGCAGGGGCTTACACACCAGTCCTGTGTTCAGGAGCTTAAAGACAAGATCGAGGAGCTAACAGGAATACCTTGCGATGTACAGAAGATCATGGTGGGCTATCCACCGTCCAGTCTGGATCTACGCAACAGTGAAGCCCACCTTAAAGACTATCCTATCAAATCAG GAGACACGCTGATTGTAGAAGAGGAGAAGAACAAACCAAAACCTCAAACACAAAGCACTGTAACCAAAATGCCCAGTCTCGTCTTGTCCCCAGTGCTCCAACGCCGCGTCGTCCCCGCCGACAACTCCTGTTTGTTTACCAGTGTGCACTTTGTTATGGAAGGGGGCGTATACGATCCGGCATGTGCCCCTGAAATGCGTGGCCTCATTGCACAAATCGTAGCCAGTGACCCTACCGCATACTCGGAGGCAGTACTGGGCAAGACGAACGAGGATTATTGCGCCTGGATTCGTCGCGATGACACCTGGGGGGGTGCCATTGAGGTTTCTATCCTTTCAAAGTTTTACCAGTGTGAGATCTGTGTGGTTGACACTCAGACAGTGCGCGTGGATCGCTTCGGCGAGGATGCGGGTTACAGCAAGCGTGTGCTGCTCATTTATGACGGCATTCATTACGATCCGCTCCAAAAGGTGGCTCTCGATTCAGACGTCCCCCCTCAGACTGTGTTCTCCGCCACGGACGACATAATTCTGGCCGAGGCGCTGGAGTTGGCAGACGAGGCGCGGAGGAAACGCCAGTTTACGGACGTCAATCGATTCTCGCTGCGCTGCATGGTTTGCCAGACCGGCCTGGTGGGGCAGAAGGAAGCGAGGGAGCACGCCAAGGAGACCGGACACACCAATTTTGGAGAGGTGTGA
- the LOC129428211 gene encoding uncharacterized protein, whose translation MRKTDTWQDGSALDTIGDMDSADSCDSVVSFNSCFSDDSLEFLSAEEKACLMFLEETIQSLDTEDDSGLSNDEPDQIPARGNVATKAAHLTASMGVNKRPGRDMPRRHFEDQSPSGSPGKNENVNYMVPTPFILANGNSRVPNRPGLAASPTKKLSAMKMAPENIQPYSDVNVVVISPSHKTKSKKENLNNQKAQNGSCGGPLSHQGLLLRNNNAAEADSGSTPAIQTLLQKSKSVESVGTKTVPPPVAPKPKLKASRSQEGATDSNVPHARVLKAEKLMNPEKVRLEALCKLGLLKVEPFNAEQVRTIPQSPAHNQITGEPYRLCVAPKPEKPMQDLQHQRSVSDVCADPPRPRPSNTTAMVKAATLKRIGPSGSDINDLNAVSLNQQSCSSTVETKKHRDIQSQSKLRKDQQASSSLSESQHVQGFNVPVHSIGKDRRDALRKLGLLKN comes from the exons ATGAGGAAAACTGACACATGGCAAGATGGCAGCGCGCTTGACACAATTGGAGATATGGACAGCGCTGACAGCTGCGACAGTGTGGTCAGCTTCAACTCCTGCTTT AGTGATGATAGTTTGGAGTTCCTCTCCGCTGAAGAGAAAGCTTGTCTCATGTTCCTAGAGGAAACCATTCAATCCCTGGATACAGAAGATGACAGCGGCCTGTCCAATGATGAGCCCGATCAGATACCAGCACGAGGAAATGTGGCAACCAAAGCAGCTCACCTCACTGCATCGATGGGAGTCAACAAGCGCCCTGGTCGAG ATATGCCTAGACGCCACTTTGAGGATCAATCACCGTCTGGTAGCCCGGGGAAAAATGAAAACGTCAATTATATGGTCCCTACTCCATTTATTCTAGCGAATGGTAACTCACGAGTGCCAAACCGACCTGGATTAGCCGCGTCCCCAACTAAGAAGCTATCCGCCATGAAGATGGCTCCTGAAAATATCCAGCCTTATTCAGATGTCAATGTAGTTGTGATATCTCCTTCACATAAAACCAAAAGCAAGAAAGAAAACCTAAATAACCAGAAAGCACAGAACGGGTCCTGCGGAGGGCCGCTCTCTCACCAAGGTCTTCTTCTAAGGAACAACAATGCAGCTGAAGCCGATTCAGGGAGCACCCCTGCAATCCAAACCTTACTACAAAAATCAAAGAGTGTGGAAAGTGTGGGCACCAAGACCGTTCCCCCACCAGTGGCCCCCAAACCTAAACTCAAAGCCTCAAGGAGCCAAGAAGGAGCCACTGACTCAAATGTGCCCCACGCCAGGGTATTAAAAGCTGAAAAATTAATGAATCCAGAGAAAGTGAGGTTGGAGGCTCTTTGTAAGCTGGGTCTCCTTAAAGTGGAGCCATTTAATGCCGAGCAGGTCAGGACAATCCCGCAATCCCCAGCGCACAACCAAATCACAGGTGAACCTTATCGGCTGTGTGTCGCTCCAAAACCTGAAAAACCGATGCAGGACCTTCAACATCAGCGCTCTGTGAGCGACGTCTGCGCAGACCCTCCACGTCCACGACCCTCCAATACGACTGCAATGGTGAAAGCTGCAACACTGAAACGCATTGGGCCTTCAGGTTCTGACATCAACGACTTAAATGCGGTATCTCTGAACCAGCAGTCGTGTTCTTCTACAGTAGAAACAAAGAAACATAGAGACATACAAAGTCAGTCAAAACTCAGAAAAGACCAACAGGCGTCCTCATCTCTTTCTGAATCTCAACACGTTCAGGGCTTTAATGTGCCGGTGCACAGCATCGGCAAGGACCGAAGAGATGCATTACGTAAACTAGGACTGTTGAAAAACTGA